In one Pseudarthrobacter oxydans genomic region, the following are encoded:
- a CDS encoding alpha/beta fold hydrolase: protein MPSPAGPAVRARHEVRAKHQFRGMRTTEHFFTVPLDHSSPSGETITVFAREYVSAAHSENQAAGLPWLLFLQGGPGGRGNRFGSLGGWSKAAAKDFRILMLDQRGTGLSTPADRNTLPLRGSAADQAAYLEHFRADSIVADAELIRDALGAGPWTVYGQSYGGFCALTYLSFAPEGLKEVLVTGGLAPLTGPADDVYRATFQRVAARNAEYFGWYPEDRDMVDRIARHLRSTPEFLPDGGPLTVERFQMVGSFLGGNTRVDSLHHLLEDAFTETAEGTRLSDAFLDQVQGIVSRRSNPLYALMHESIYGQGQATGWSAWRVLADYPEFRPDAEPLLLTGEMVYPWYFEQDPALQPLRDVADLLAAKTDWKPLYDVARLGANTVPAAAAVYSDDIYVDRKLSLETASAVRGLQVWETGDFHHDGIADDGEAIFARLLGMARSGGR, encoded by the coding sequence ATGCCATCGCCGGCAGGCCCGGCGGTCCGGGCAAGGCATGAGGTAAGGGCGAAGCACCAGTTCCGCGGGATGCGGACCACGGAGCACTTTTTCACAGTGCCGCTGGACCATTCTTCCCCCTCGGGCGAAACAATCACCGTCTTTGCCCGGGAGTACGTTTCGGCCGCGCACAGCGAGAACCAGGCCGCGGGTCTTCCGTGGCTCCTGTTCCTCCAGGGCGGTCCCGGCGGGCGCGGCAACAGGTTTGGCTCGCTGGGCGGCTGGAGCAAAGCGGCTGCCAAGGACTTCCGGATCCTCATGCTGGACCAGCGCGGAACGGGGCTCTCCACGCCTGCGGACCGGAACACCCTGCCGCTGCGGGGGTCCGCCGCCGACCAGGCCGCGTACCTGGAGCATTTCCGTGCGGATTCCATCGTGGCCGACGCCGAGCTGATCCGGGATGCCCTGGGGGCGGGCCCGTGGACGGTGTACGGCCAGAGCTACGGCGGCTTCTGCGCACTGACGTACCTGTCCTTTGCACCGGAGGGCCTGAAGGAGGTCCTGGTGACCGGCGGCCTTGCGCCGCTGACCGGCCCGGCCGATGACGTCTACCGGGCTACGTTCCAGCGCGTTGCGGCCCGCAACGCCGAGTACTTCGGCTGGTACCCGGAGGACCGGGACATGGTTGACCGGATTGCCCGCCACCTTAGGAGCACCCCGGAGTTCCTTCCCGACGGCGGCCCGCTCACCGTGGAGCGCTTCCAGATGGTGGGTTCCTTCCTCGGCGGCAATACGCGCGTGGACAGCCTGCATCACCTGCTGGAGGACGCCTTCACGGAAACAGCGGAAGGCACCCGGCTCTCGGATGCCTTCCTGGACCAGGTGCAGGGCATCGTATCGCGCCGGTCCAATCCCCTCTACGCGCTGATGCATGAATCCATCTACGGCCAGGGGCAGGCGACCGGCTGGTCCGCCTGGCGGGTATTGGCGGACTACCCGGAGTTCCGGCCGGACGCCGAGCCGCTGCTGCTGACGGGCGAGATGGTTTATCCGTGGTACTTCGAACAGGACCCCGCGCTTCAGCCCCTCCGGGACGTGGCGGACCTGCTTGCAGCCAAAACGGACTGGAAGCCGCTCTACGATGTTGCCCGGCTGGGGGCCAATACCGTTCCGGCGGCGGCCGCCGTCTACTCGGACGACATCTATGTGGACCGGAAACTCTCCCTGGAAACAGCGTCCGCGGTGCGCGGGCTGCAGGTCTGGGAGACCGGCGACTTTCACCATGATGGCATCGCCGACGACGGGGAGGCGATCTTCGCCAGGCTGCTGGGTATGGCCAGGTCAGGCGGGCGCTGA